In Bacteroidota bacterium, the genomic window TGCTTCCTACTTGTGCATCAAGGGCCGAATCCTGCTCCCGAAGTTTAGCATACATTTCGAGGCAGCTTTTATTTGCTGAATCGGAAGCTAGTTTTGAAGCTTGCAAATCTTCAAATTTACGCATCGGCACACAAGAAGTAAACGAAATGATTAGCCCGCTGATAGCTACCAACGAAATTTTCTGCAAAAAAGTATTATTATTTGTACCCATGATATTCAATTGATTATAGTTTAATTTGGAATTAGTGACCGTATTTTTACTGAACTACAAATATAATGTGCAACCAATGGTAGACAATTGCGTTATTACCCACATATTAAAGGCAACTATCTAAAATTATTATTAAAAAAAAGAATTAACAAAAACAACACTTGTTTAAATCAAAACAAAATCTATTTTTGCACTCCAAAAAAAAATTAAACTTAGTAAGAAAAGAATCATGAAAAAAGAAGAATCAACCTCGGGCTTTTCAGCCATGTTTGCATTTATTGTTGTACCAGTAGCATTTATTGTGGGCATACTCACCTACGTCTATGTGCTAGGCAACCCACATAATTTTCAAGGTGGCGACATTGAAAAGGAGCCTGTAAAAGATGGTATTGAGCATTGGTTTGGTGTTATTCACAAGGGCGGATTAATTGTTCCCATTCTTTTGAGTTTGCTACTCACCGTTATTATATTTACAGTTGAGCGTTTTGTTACCATCATAAAGGCGACCGGCTCTCAGAACATCAATGTTTTTTCTCGCAATATCAAAAATAAACTTGATACAGGCGATGTACAAGGAGCCATGCTTGCCTGCGATAAGCAAAAAGGCAGCATAGCGAATGTTGCCCGTGCAGGTTTGGCTAAATATAAAGAGATGAGTGAAAACCATGAGTTGGCCAAAGACCAAAAAGTATTGGCTATTCAAAAAGAATTTGAGGAAGCTACCACTTTGGAATTACCCATGTTGGAAAAGAACTTGGTCGTATTATCTACCATATCATCGGTTGCCACACTGGTAGGTCTATTAGGTACTGTAATCGGTATGATTAAAGCGTTCTCGGCTATGGCCAATGCAGGTGCACCTGATGCTTCAGCACTGTCTACTGGTATTTCAGAAGCTCTTATAAATACAGCTTTAGGTATCGGCACCTCAATTTTAGCTATTGTGTTCTATAATATGTTCACCACCCGTATCGATAAACTTACTTATGGTATTGATGAGAGTGGTTATAGCATTACACAAACATTTGCAGCCAAGCATAGTTAATCTTTGAGCAGCTAATTATTATATAAGCAATGCCAAAAGTAAAAATTCCCCGCAAAAGTACTTTCATCGACATGACGGCCATGGTGGACATGGGTTTCCTATTGGTAACGTTCTTTATGTTGGCCACTAAATTTAGACCCGACGAGCCCGTACTTGTGGTATTGCCATCGTCTACACTCACTACGCCCATCCCTGACAAAGACTTAATTACTATAACTGTAAGCAAAGAAGGTCGCATATTTATAGGTATGGACAATCCCAAGCACATGTCAGACATGCTAGATGGCTTTATTACCCGCTTTGCCCCTAATATCAAATTAAATGCAGAACAAAAACAAAAGTTTAGTTTGCAAACTAGTTTCGGTGTTCCTGCCAAAGATTTGTCCAGTTGGCTAAAACTTGAACCAGAGGAATTGAGGAGAAGCCAGCCCGGTATTAAATGGGATAGTATACCCGATAAAAATGAACTATTCTTCTGGGTGTGGAATGCCCGTTTGGCAAGTCCCCGTTCTCAAATAGCCCTTAAAGCAGATGGGGAGACCAACTACCCAATAATTAAACAAGTAATTCAGGTACTAACTAACAAAACCATTCAAGGCCACCGTTTCCAAATGATCACAAGTCAAGAGGAAAACAGAATGGCAGGCAGTAAACCTAAAGAGAAGTAATAAATCGTTAAATCAATCCGCCACGGCGGCGGACATTAAAACATCAATAAAAAATGGCAGATATAGAAAGCTCCGGCGGAGGTGGGGGCAAACATAAAGGGAAGAAAAGAGGCAAAAAACTCTCAACCCGAATAGACATGACACCCATGGTGGACTTGGCATTTTTGCTAGTTACCTTTTTTATGTTGGCCACCACAATGGCTAAACCAAGTGCCTTGGAAGTAACCATGCCCACAGATGAAAAACCTAAAGAAGATATAACCATACCTGAATCAAAGTCCATGACCCTGATTTTGGGAAAAGATGATCAAATATTTTGGTATATGGGTATGCTAACCAAAGACCCTGTGATATCTAAAACCACTTATGGCCCTGCCAATATTAGAAAAGTATTAAAAGCAAAACAAATAGAAGTGAGAAATATTTTTGTTCAAAAAGCTAAAAGTCAGGAAATAGTGGTATTAATTAAGCCGATGAAAGATAGCAAATACCGCAACTTAGTTGATATATTGGATGAGTTTGAAATTTGCGGCATCAAACAATTTGCAGTGGTAGATTTTCAACCAGATGACCAGAAAAACCTGAAGAAAAAAGGTTTAGTAGAATAATCGTTTACCAAAATAGGATAAGGAAAATCAAACCCAACAAAAACACACAGCTATTATGATGAACTTTTTTAGAAACGATACTCTCGAAATTATTTTCGAGCGTAAAAACAAAAAGTACGGTGCATACGCCTTACGTTTACTTTACCCTCAAATTATTACCCGCTCAGGTATTATTACTATCTTAGCTTTTATATTGTTGATGAGCTCGCCAATGATTGCAAGTTATTTTAAAGAAGACAGAGAAAAAGAGAAAGAGGAAAAAAAGAAAAAAAGATTGGTAGAGTTAATAGCTCCTCCTCCACAAGATTTGGAAAAACCGCCTCCACCGGTTATACCACCCCCACCAGTATTGAAAATGCAGCAGTTCACCCCGCCGAAAATAGTTGAAGACGAAAAAATTGATGAGAAACATCAGATAGAAGAGAACAAGGATTTAAAGAAGGCTGACGTTGAAACAAAAGATGGTTTGGATAAAATTAAAATTGAGGAAAACATTACAAAACAACAAGACCAAGTACCAATTGAACCCCT contains:
- a CDS encoding MotA/TolQ/ExbB proton channel family protein; amino-acid sequence: MKKEESTSGFSAMFAFIVVPVAFIVGILTYVYVLGNPHNFQGGDIEKEPVKDGIEHWFGVIHKGGLIVPILLSLLLTVIIFTVERFVTIIKATGSQNINVFSRNIKNKLDTGDVQGAMLACDKQKGSIANVARAGLAKYKEMSENHELAKDQKVLAIQKEFEEATTLELPMLEKNLVVLSTISSVATLVGLLGTVIGMIKAFSAMANAGAPDASALSTGISEALINTALGIGTSILAIVFYNMFTTRIDKLTYGIDESGYSITQTFAAKHS
- a CDS encoding biopolymer transporter ExbD, which encodes MPKVKIPRKSTFIDMTAMVDMGFLLVTFFMLATKFRPDEPVLVVLPSSTLTTPIPDKDLITITVSKEGRIFIGMDNPKHMSDMLDGFITRFAPNIKLNAEQKQKFSLQTSFGVPAKDLSSWLKLEPEELRRSQPGIKWDSIPDKNELFFWVWNARLASPRSQIALKADGETNYPIIKQVIQVLTNKTIQGHRFQMITSQEENRMAGSKPKEK
- a CDS encoding biopolymer transporter ExbD, translating into MADIESSGGGGGKHKGKKRGKKLSTRIDMTPMVDLAFLLVTFFMLATTMAKPSALEVTMPTDEKPKEDITIPESKSMTLILGKDDQIFWYMGMLTKDPVISKTTYGPANIRKVLKAKQIEVRNIFVQKAKSQEIVVLIKPMKDSKYRNLVDILDEFEICGIKQFAVVDFQPDDQKNLKKKGLVE
- a CDS encoding energy transducer TonB, with protein sequence MMNFFRNDTLEIIFERKNKKYGAYALRLLYPQIITRSGIITILAFILLMSSPMIASYFKEDREKEKEEKKKKRLVELIAPPPQDLEKPPPPVIPPPPVLKMQQFTPPKIVEDEKIDEKHQIEENKDLKKADVETKDGLDKIKIEENITKQQDQVPIEPLDAGQVDEMAKFPKLYDYLENEIEYPAYEKDAGIEGTVNVHFIVELDGSLSHIYVAKGVSKGLDEEALRVMRKISGAGKWTTAKKQGKSVRVNYVLPINYQLEE